The following are from one region of the Oncorhynchus masou masou isolate Uvic2021 chromosome 24, UVic_Omas_1.1, whole genome shotgun sequence genome:
- the LOC135511910 gene encoding vacuolar protein-sorting-associated protein 25-like, with product MSFEWPWQYNFPPFFTLQPNVDTRQKQLAAWCSLALSYCRHHKLYTLDIMEVQECPVFNHKNIDRKLSTEAILIVFEELRKKGNLEWLNKNKTQCLVMWRRPEEWGKLIYQWVSKNGMVNTVFTLYELANGDDTESEEFHGLEEWMLIRSLQALQTDGKAEVITMDDGKGVKFF from the exons ATGAGTTTTGAGTGGCCTTGGCAGTATAATTTCCCTCCGTTTTTTAC GTTACAACCCAATGTTGACACCAGACAGAAACAGCTTGCTGCATGGTGCTCCCTTGCTCTCTCCTACTGCCGCCATCACAAGCTCTACACTTTGGACATCATGGAAGTCCAAGAGTGCCCTGTGTTCAACCACAAGAATATTGATA GAAAACTATCAACGGAGGCCATACTAATTGTTTTTGAGGAATTGAGGAAAAAAG GGAACCTGGAATGGTTAAACAAGAACAAGACACAGTGTCTAGTCATGTGGAGGAGGCCAGAGGAATGGGGCAAACTAATTTACCAGTGG GTCTCTAAAAACGGTATGGTCAATACGGTGTTTACACTCTACGAGCTCGCCAACGGTGACGACACAGAAAGCGAAG AATTCCATGGGCTGGAGGAGTGGATGCTGATTCGCTCGCTGCAGGCCCTGCAGACGGACGGCAAGGCAGAAGTCATCACCATGGATGACGGGAAGGGGGTCAAGTTCTTCTGA